In Salmo trutta chromosome 37, fSalTru1.1, whole genome shotgun sequence, the following proteins share a genomic window:
- the LOC115177521 gene encoding E3 ubiquitin-protein ligase UBR5-like isoform X20, whose protein sequence is MTSIHFVVHPLPGTEDQLNDRLREVSEKLNKYNFNSHPHLNLLEQATLKQCVVGPNHAGFLLEDGRVCRISFAVQPDRLELTKPDGNDGSKLSGSGSGTGRSSRPGRTSDPPWFLSGSDTLGRLAGNTLGSRWSSGVNGGSGGGGGGGGGSSSVGGAGGGGVGGAVSGGGGGSSGRSSTAARDSRRQTRVIRTGRDRGSGLLGSQPQPVIPASVIPEELISQAQVVLQGKSRSVIIRELQRTNLDVNLAVNNLLSRDDEDGDDGDDTASESYLPGEDLMSLLDADIHSAHPSVIIDADAMFSEDISYFGYPSFRRSSLSRLGSSRVLLLPLERDSELLRERESVLRLRERRWLDGASFDTERGSTSREGEPSLDKKNIPVQSPVSLGEELQWWPDKDGVKFVSIGSLFSELVAVSSKGELYQWKWSEPEPYRNTQNPSIRHPRVSFLGLTNEKITLLSANSIRATVATETNKVATWMDDTLSSVASKLEHSAQAYPELQGERIMSLHCCALYTCAQLESSLYWWGVVPFSQRKKMLEKARAKNKKPKSSAGISSIPNITVGTQVFVSSLQVCLRNNPLYHAGAVAFSVNAGIPKVGLLLESVWNMNDSCRFQLRSPESLKNMDKTTKTQEIKTESKPELVKTEMGPPPSPASTCSDTSSIASSASLPYKRRRSTPAPKEEEKVNEEQWPLREVVFVEDVKNVPVGKVLKVDGAYVAVKFPGTSSSVSTQPSQTSAPAPITDSDPSSLLQDCRLLRIDELQVVKTGGTPKVPDCFQRTPKKLCIPEKAEILAVNVDSKGVHAVLKTGNWVRYCIFDLATGKAEQENNFPTSNLAFLGQSERNVAIFTAGQDSPVILRDGNGTIYPMAKDCMGGIRDPEWLDLPPIASLGMGVHSLANLPTNSTIKKKAAIIILAVEKQTLMQHVLRCDFEACRQYLVNLEQAVLLEQSPHVLHSFLGHRCDGNRNILHACVSVCFPVSNKETKEEEEAERSERNTFAERLSAVEAIANAISVVSSNSSGNRTGSSSSRGLRLREMMRRSLRAAGLGRHESGPSSSDHQDPVSPPIAPPSWVPDPPPMDPDGDIDFILAPAVGSLTTASTGTSQGPSTSTIPGPSSEPSVVESKDRKANAHLILKLMCDSMVLRPHLRELLSAKDARGMTPFMLAVSGRAYPAAITVLEAAQKMAKGDPGMTEKVDADSLFMEMICPSGTNPDDSPLYVLCCNDTCSFTWTGAEHINQDIFECRTCGLLESLCCCTECARVCHKGHDCKLKRTSPTAYCDCWEKCKCKTLIAGQKAARLDLLYRLLTTTNLVTSPNSRGEHILLFLVQTVARQSVEHCQYRPPRIREDRNRKAANAEDSDMPDHDLEPPRFAQLALERVLQDWNALKSMIMFGSQENKDPLSASSRIAHLLPEEQVYLNQQSGTIRLDCFTHCLIVKCAPDITFIDTLLGTLVKELQNKYTPGRREEAIVVTRRFLRSVARVFVILSVEMASSKKKNNFIPQPIGKCRRVFQALLPYAVEELCNVAESLIVPVRMGIARPTAPFTLASTSIDAVQGSEELFSVEPLPPRPSPDQSSNSSQTASSYIIRNPQPRRSSQSQPVRGRDEEQDDIVSADVEEVEVVEGVAGEEDHHEDQEEQGEQGEENAEAEGQHDEHDEDGSDMELDLLAAAETESDSESNHSNQDNASGRRSVVTAATAGSEAGASSVPAFFSEDDSQSNDSSDSDSSSSQSDDVDQETFLLDEPLERTTTASHVNSAAQAPRSMQWAVRNTPSQRATGSAPSSSSTPAASSTGLIYIDPSNLRRSSAISTSAAAAAAALEASNSSSYLTSASSLARAYSIVIRQISDLMSLIPKYNHLVYSQYPAAVKLTYQDAVNLQNFVEEKLIPTWNWMVSIMDSTEAQLRYGSALSSAGDPGHPSHPLHASQHSARRERMTAREEASLRTLEGRRRAATLLTVRQGMMSARGDFLNYALSLMRSHNDEHSDVLPVLDVCSLKHVAYVFQALIYWIKAMNQQTTLDTTQMDRKRSREILELGLDNEDSEHENDEDTNQSSTLQDKEDDPVPAETGQNHPFFRRSDSMTFLGCIPPNPFEVPLAEAIPLADQPHLLQPNARKEDLFGRPSQGLYSSSYTASKGLAEATLDRSCLEVNMGSSQILPTKMSYSANLKNVMSMETSQRGREDQPMDQELVAPKPGPSPHDLAAQLKSSLLAEIGLTESDGPPLPSFRPHCSFMGMVISHDMLLGRWRLSLELFGRVFMEDVGAEPGSILTELGGFEVKESKFRREMEKLRNLQSRDLALEVDRDRDQLIQQTMRQLNTHFGRRCTTTPMAVHRVKVTFKDEPGEGSGVARSFYTAIALAFLSNDKLPNLDCVQSVSKGMQASNLMQRLRNRDRERERRSGGLRAGSRRDRDRDSRRQLSIDTRPFRPASEGNPSDEPDPLPAHRQALGERLYPRVHTMQPAFASKITGMLLELSPAQLLLLLASEDSLRARVEEAMELLIAHGRENGADSILDLGLLEAPEKAQQENRKRHGSTRSVVDMELDDPEDGDDNAPLFYQPGKRGFYSPRPGKNTEARLNCFRNIGRILGLCLLQNELCPITLNRHVIKVLLGRKVNWHDFAFFDPVMYESLRQLIRHSQAGEAEAVFAAMDLAFAIDLCKEEGAGQVELLSGGVNMPVTPLNVYEYVRKYAEHRMLVVAEQPLHAMRKGLLDVLPKNALEDLTAEDFRLLVNGCGEVNVQMLISFTSFNDESGENADKLLQFKRWFWSIVEKMSMTERQDLVYFWTSSPSLPASEEGFQPMPSITIRPPDDQHLPTANTCISRLYVPLYSSKQILKQKLLLAIKTKNFGFV, encoded by the exons ACTTCGTGAAGTGTCGGAGAAACTCAACAAATACAACTTTAACAG TCATCCACACCTCAACCTGCTGGAGCAGGCCACCTTAAAACAGTGTGTAGTTGGCCCAAACCATGCTGGCTTTCTGCTTGAG GATGGACGTGTGTGTCGGATCAGCTTTGCTGTCCAGCCAGATCGTCTGGAGCTGACCAAACCAGATGGCAACGATGG TTCAAAGTTGAGTGGCAGTGGTTCAGGGACAGGAAGGAGCTCCAGGCCAGGCAGGACTAGTGATCCTCCCTGGTTCCTGTCTGGCTCTGACACACTGGGCAGACTGGCAGGCAACACCCTTGG GAGTCGCTGGAGCTCCGGGGTGAACGGTGGatcaggtggaggaggaggaggtggtggtggcagcagcagtgTAGGAGGTGCAGGGGGAGGAGGTGTAGGAGGAGCTGtcagtggaggtggtggaggctCCTCTGGGAGGTCGTCTACAGCTGCCAGGGACTCAAGACGTCAGACCAGGGTGATCCGCACAGGGAGGGACCGGGGCTCTGGTCTCCTGGGTAGCCAGCCCCAGCCTGTCATCCCTGCCTCGGTCATCCCAGAGGAACTAATCTCCCAG GCTCAGGTGGTCCTCCAGGGGAAGTCTAGGAGTGTGATCATCCGGGAGCTCCAGAGGACCAACCTGGATGTCAACCTGGCCGTCAACAACCTACTGAGCAGAGACGATGAGGACGGTGACGATGGTGATGACACAGCCAGCGAGTCCTACCTCCCTGGAG AGGACCTGATGTCCTTGCTGGACGCTGACATCCACTCAGCCCACCCCAGTGTCATCATCGATGCTGACGCCATGTTCTCTGAGGACATCAGCTACTTCGGCTACCCTTCCTTCAGACGCTCCTCCCTGTCCCGCCTGGGCTCCTCGCGAG TTCTCCTTCTTCCCTTAGAGCGTGACTCAGAGCTGTTGCGTGAGCGCGAGTCTGTGTTGAGGTTGCGGGAGCGGAGGTGGCTGGATGGGGCCTCATTTGACACGGAGAGGGGCTCCACCAGCCGCGAGGGGGAGCCCAGCCTGGACAAGAAGAACATCCCCGTccagagccctgtctctctgggcgAGGAGCTGCAATGGTGGCCTGACAAG GATGGTGTGAAGTTTGTGAGCATCGGGTCCTTGTTCTCTGAGCTGGTGGCAGTGAGCTCTAAGGGGGAACTCTACCAGTGGAAGTGGAGTGAACCAGaaccatacagaaacacacag AACCCTTCTATCCGCCACCCCCGGGTGTCCTTCCTGGGCCTGACCAATGAGAAGATCACCCTGCTGTCTGCTAACAGCATCAGAGCCACCGTGGCCACGGAGACCAACAAGGTGGCAACCTGGATGGATGACACACTGAGCAGCGTGGCATCCAAGCTGGAACACAGTGCCCAGGCCTACCCTGAGCTGCAGGGAGAGCGCATCATGTCTCTGCACTGCTGTGCCCTCTACACCTGCGCCCAGCTGGAGAGCAGCCTGTACTGGTG GGGTGTTGTGCCTTTTAGTCAACGGAAAAAGATGCTTGAAAAGGCTAGAGCCAAGAACAAGAAGCCAAAGTCCAGTGCCGGCATCTCCTCAATACCCAACATCACCGTGGGAACGCAG GTGTTTGTGTCCTCTCTCCAGGTGTGCCTGAGGAATAACCCCCTCTACCACGCCGGTGCCGTTGCCTTTTCTGTCAACGCTGGGATCCCCAAGGTGGGACTCCTCCTCGAGTCTGTCTGGAACATGAACGACAGCTGCAGGTTCCAGCTGCGGTCACCAGAGAGCCTCAAGAACATGGACAAGACCACCAAGACCCAGGAGATCAA AACGGAGAGCAAGCCGGAGTTGGTAAAGACAGAGATGGGGCCCCCTCCTTCCCCAGCCTCCACCTGCAGTGACACCTCCTCCATCGCTAGCAGTGCCTCGCTGCCCTACA AACGAAGACGCTCGACCCCGGCTCccaaagaggaggagaaggtgaaCGAGGAGCAGTGGCCTCTTCGGGAAGTGGTGTTTGTGGAGGATGTTAAAAATGTCCCTGTGGGAAAG GTGCTGAAAGTGGACGGTGCGTATGTAGCTGTGAAGTTTCCAGGAACGTCAAGCAGCGTGAGCACACAGCCGAGTCAGACTAGTGCTCCAGCTCCCATCACTGACTCTGACCCCTCCTCACTGCTGCAGGACTGTAGGCTGCTCAGAATAGATGAGTTACAG GTGGTGAAAACTGGTGGAACTCCTAAAGTTCCAGATTGCTTCCAGCGTACACCTAAAAAACTCTGCATCCCAGAGAAGGCTGAGATTCTGGCTGTGAATGTTGACTCCAAAG GAGTCCACGCAGTGCTGAAGACTGGTAACTGGGTGAGGTACTGTATCTTTGACCTGGCCACAGGCAAAGCAGAGCAGGAGAATAACTTCCCCACCAGTAACCTGGCCTTCCTGGGCCAGAGTGAACGCAATGTAGCAATCTTCACCGCAGGACAG GATTCCCCAGTCATCCTTCGGGATGGAAATGGCACAATTTACCCAATGGCCAAAGACTGTATGGGCGGCATCCGAGACCCTGAGTGGCTGGACCTGCCGCCCATCGCCAGCCTGGGCATGGGGGTGCACTCCCTGGCCAACCTCCCCACCAACTCAACCATCAAGAAAAAAGCTGCTATTATCATATTGGCTGTGGAG AAGCAGACGTTGATGCAGCACGTGCTGCGTTGTGACTTTGAGGCCTGTCGTCAGTACCTGGTGAACCTGGAGCAGGCTGTACTCCTGGAGCAGAGTCCCCACGTCCTCCACTCCTTTCTGGGCCACCGCTGCGACGGCAACCGCAACATCCTCCACGCctgtgtctcagtctgcttccccGTCAGCAACAAGGAGACCAAGGAGGAGGAAG AAGCTGAACGGTCTGAGAGGAATACATTTGCAGAGAGACTGTCAGCAGTGGAGGCCATCGCCAATGCTATATCTGTGGtgtctagcaacagctctgggaACAGGACCGGCTCTTCTAGCAGCAGAGG GCTGCGTCTGAGGGAGATGATGAGGCGCTCTCTGAGAGCAGCGGGTCTTGGCCGTCACGAGTCCGGCCCCTCCTCCAGCGACCACCAGGACCCAGTTTCCCCACCCATCGCCCCTCCCAGCTGGGTGCCCGACCCCCCTCCCATGGACCCAGACGGTGACATAGACTTCATCCTGGCCCCTGCAGTGGGATCTCTCACCACAGCCTCAACAGGGACCAGCCAGGGCCCCAGCACATCCACTATACCAG GCCCCTCCTCTGAGCCTTCGGTGGTGGAGTCTAAAGACCGCAAGGCCAACGCCCACCTCATCCTCAAACTGATGTGTGACAGCATGGTTCTCAGGCCACACCTTCGCGAGCTGCTCTCTGCCAA GGATGCCCGTGGAATGACCCCATTCATGCTGGCAGTCAGCGGGAGAGCTTACCCAGCTGCCATTACTGTTCTGGAGGCTGCGCAGAAAATGGCCAAGG GAGACCCCGGCATGACTGAGAAGGTGGATGCAGACTCTTTGTTCATGGAGATGATTTGTCCCTCGGGGACCAACCCTGACGACTCTCCTCTCTACGTCCTCTGCTGCAACGACACCTGCAGCTTCACCTGGACAGGAGCTGAACACATCAACCAg GATATCTTTGAGTGCCGGACCTGCGGCTTGTTGGAGTCTCTCTGCTGCTGCACTGAGTGCGCCAGGGTGTGTCACAAAGGACACGACTGCAA ACTCAAGAGGACCTCTCCCACTGCGTACTGTGACTGCTGGGAGAAGTGTAAATGTAAGACGCTGATTGCTGGACAGAAAGCTGCTCGCCTGGACCTGCTGTACAGACTACTCACCACCACTAACCTGGTCACCAGTCCAAACAGCcg GGGGGAGCATATCCTTCTGTTCCTGGTGCAGACTGTTGCTAGGCAGAGTGTGGAGCACTGCCAGTACCGACCCCCTCgcatcagagaggacaggaacCGCAAGGCTGCCAATGCTGAAG ACTCTGACATGCCGGACCATGACCTGGAACCTCCACGCTTCGCCCAGCTGGCCCTGGAGAGGGTGCTGCAGGACTGGAATGCTCTCAAGTCCATGATAATGTTCGGATCCCAGGAGAATAAAGACCC gctgAGTGCCAGCAGCCGTATCGCCCATCTCCTTCCAGAGGAGCAGGTGTACCTGAACCAGCAGAGTGGCACCATCCGCCTGGACTGCTTCACACACTGCCTCATTGTCAAGTGTGCCCCTGACATTACA TTTATTGACACCCTGCTGGGGACCTTGGTGAAGGAGCTGCAGAACAAGTACACTCCTGGCCGGAGAGAGGAGGCCATCGTCGTCACCAGGAGGTTCCTGCGCTCCGTGGCCAGGGTGTTTGTCATCCTCAGCGTCGAGATGGCCTCATCCAAAAAGAAAAA TAACTTCATCCCCCAGCCCATTGGGAAGTGCAGGCGTGTGTTCCAGGCCCTGCTGCCCTATGCGGTGGAGGAGCTGTGCAACGTGGCAGAGTCCCTCATCGTGCCTGTGAGGATGGGCATCGCCCGGCCCACCGCCCCCTTCACCCTGGCCAGCACCAGCATCGACGCCGTGCAGGGCAGCGAGGAACTCTTCTCTGTGGAACCCTTGCCACCGAGACCCTCCCCAGACCAGTCCAGCAA TTCTAGTCAGACTGCATCGTCCTACATCATCAGGAACCCCCAGCCTCGCCGCAGCAGCCAGTCCCAGCCGGTCAGAGGGAGAGACGAGGAGCAGGATGACATTGTGTCTGCTGATGTTGAAGAG GTGGAGGTTGTCGAGGGCGTTGCTGGGGAGGAGGATCACCATGAAGACCAGGaggaacagggagaacagggagaggagaacGCTGAGGCAGAGGGACAGCATGATGAACATGATGAGGATG GAAGCGACATGGAGTTGGATCTGCTGGCTGCCGCAGAGACCGAGAGTGACAGCGAGAGTAACCATAGCAACCAGGACAATGCCAGCGGGCGGAGGAGTGTTGTCACCGCAGCAACTGCTGGCTCCGAAGCAG gTGCCAGCAGTGTCCCTGCCTTCTTTTCAGAGGACGACTCCCAGTCCAACGACTCGAGCGACTcggacagcagcagcagccagaGCGACGACGTGGACCAGGAGACCTTCCTATTGGACGAGCCCTTGGAGAGGACCACCACCGCCTCGCACGTCAACAGTGCTGCCCAGGCGCCGCGCTCCATGCAGTGGGCTGTACGCAACACCCCCAGCCAGAGAGCCACGGGCAGCGCCCCCTCCAGCTCCTCCACCCCCGCTG CGAGCTCCACAGGTCTGATCTACATCGACCCGTCCAACCTGCGGCGCAGCAGTGCCATCAGCACCAGCGCGGCTGCTGCGGCTGCAGCTCTGGAGGCCTCCAACTCGTCCAGCTACCTGACGTCAGCCTCCAGCTTAGCCCGGGCCTACAGCATCGTCATCAGACAGATCTCTGACCTGATGAGCCTCATTCCCAAGTACAACCACCTGGTCTACTCCCAGTACCCTGCTGCAGTCAAACTCACCTACCAGGACGCTGTCAACCTGCAG AACTTTGTTGAGGAGAAGCTGATCCCTACGTGGAACTGGATGGTGTCCATCATGGACTCTACAGAGGCTCAGCTGCGTTACGGCTCGGCCCTGTCCTCAGCTGGCGACCCCGGACACCCATCCCACCCCCTCCACGCCTCGCAGCACTCTGCCCGCAGGGAGCGCATGACTGCCCGCGAGGAAGCCAGCCTCCGCACCTTGGAGGGACGGAG GCGTGCGGCCACTCTGCTGACAGTGCGTCAGGGGATGATGTCTGCGCGGGGTGACTTCCTGAACTACGCCCTGTCTCTGATGCGTTCTCATAATGACGAGCACTCTGACGTTCTGCCTGTGCTGGATGTGTGTTCTCTCAAACACGTGGCCTACGTCTTCCAGGCCCTCATCTACTGGATCAAAGCCATGAACCAGCAGACAACTCTGGACACAACACAGATGGACCGCAAGAG GAGCCGTGAGATTCTGGAACTGGGACTGGACAATGAAGATTCTGAACATGAGAATGATGAGGACACCAATCAAA gctCCACACTCCAGGATAAGGAGGATGACCCGGTCCCCGCTGAGACGGGACAGAACCACCCGTTCTTCCGGCGCTCTGACTCCATGACCTTCCTGGGCTGTATCCCCCCCAACCCCTTCGAGGTCCCCCTGGCGGAGGCCATCCCCCTGGCAGACCAGCCTCACCTCCTGCAG CCCAATGCAAGGAAGGAGGATCTGTTTGGCCGTCCTAGTCAGGGCCTGTACTCGTCCTCGTACACAGCAAGCAAAGGCCTGGCCGAGGCCACCCTGGACCGCAGCTGCCTGGAGGTTAACATGGGCTCCTCTCAG ATCCTACCCACCAAGATGTCCTACTCAGCCAACCTGAAGAACGTGATGAGTATGGAGACTAGTCAGCGCGGCAGAGAGGACCAGCCCATGGACCAGGAGCTAGTGGCTCCAAAGCCAGGCCCCTCACCCCACGACCTAGCTGCCCAGCTGAAGAGCAGCCTGCTGGCTGAAATAGGCCTCACTGAGAGCGATGGACCCCCGCTCCCTTCCTTTAG aCCCCACTGTAGTTTCATGGGGATGGTGATCTCCCATGACATGCTGCTGGGCCGCTGGCGTCTGTCTCTGGAGCTGTTCGGACGCGTCTTCATGGAGGACGTTGGAGCAGAGCCCGGATCG ATCCTGACCGAGCTGGGGGGTTTTGAGGTGAAGGAGTCTAAGTTCCGCCGGGAGATGGAGAAACTCCGTAACCTCCAGTCTCGTGACCTGGCCCTGGAGGTGGACCGTGACCGTGACCAGCTGATCCAGCAGACTATGAGGCAGCTCAATACCCACTTTGGCCGGCGCTGCACCACCACACCCATGGCTGTGCACCGCGTCAAGGTCACCTTCAAGGACGAGCCGGGCGAGGGTAGTGGCGTGGCCCGTAGCTTCTACACGGCCATCGCCCTGGCCTTCCTGTCCAATGACAAGCTGCCCAACCTGGACTGTGTGCAGAGCGTCAGCAAGGGCATGCAGGCCAGCA ATCTGATGCAGCGGCTGAGGAACAGAGACCGGGAGAGGGAGCGGAGGAGTGGAGGGCTCCGAGCTGGCTCTAGGAGAGACCGAGACAG ggactCGAGGAGACAGCTGTCCATTGACACCCGACCCTTCAGGCCAGCCTCGGAGGGGAACCCCAGTGACGAACCTGACCCCCTACCTGCCCACAGACAGGCCCTGGGAGAGAGGCTGTACCCCCGCGTCCACACTATGCAGCCG GCGTTTGCCAGTAAGATCACAGGGATGCTGCTGGAACTCTCCCCAGCCCAGCTGCTGTTGCTCCTGGCCAGTGAGGACTCTCTCAGGGCCAGGGTGGAGGAGGCCATGGAGCTGCTCATTGCACATGGAAG gGAAAATGGCGCTGACAGCATACTGGACCTGGGTCTCCTAGAGGCTCCTGAGAAAGCACAG CAGGAGAACCGTAAGCGTCATGGCTCCACCCGCAGTGTGGTGGACATGGAGCTGGACGACCCTGAAGACGGAGATGACAACGCTCCCCTGTTCTACCAGCCTGGGAAGAGAGGCTTCTACTCTCCCCGGCCCGGCAAGAACACGGAGGCCAGGCTCAACTGCTTCAGGAACATCGGCAG AATACTAGGGCTGTGTCTGCTGCAGAATGAGCTCTGTCCAATTACCTTGAACAGACATGTCATCAAGGTGCTGCTCGGCAGAAAG gTGAATTGGCATGACTTTGCCTTTTTTGACCCGGTAATGTACGAGAGCCTGCGACAGTTGATCCGTCACTCTCAGGCTGGAGAGGCGGAGGCTGTGTTTGCAGCCATGGACCTGGCCTTCGCCATAGACCTGTGTAAGGAGGAAGGGGCTGGACAG GTGGAGCTGCTGTCAGGTGGGGTCAACATGCCTGTGACTCCTCTCAACGTTTACGAATACGTGAGAAAGTACGCCGAACACAGGATGCTGGTGGTTGCTGAGCAACCTCTTCAT GCGATGAGGAAGGGTCTGTTGGATGTCCTTCCTAAGAACGCCCTGGAGGACTTGACAGCTGAGGACTTCAGGCTACTGGTCAACGGCTGTGGAGAGGTCAACGTGCAGATGCTCATCAGCTTCACTTCCTTCAATGATGAATCTG GGGAAAATGCTGATAAATTGTTGCAGTTCAAACGCTGGTTTTGGTCCATCGTGGAGAAGATGAGCATGACTGAGAGGCAAGATCTG gtGTACTTCTGGACCTCCAGTCCGTCTCTGCCAGCCAGTGAGGAAGGCTTCCAGCCCATGCCCTCCATCACCATCAGGCCTCCGGACGACCAGCACCTGCCCACGGCCAACACCTGCATCTCGCGCCTCTACGTGCCACTCTACTCCTCCAAACAGATTCTAAAACAGAAACTCTTACTAGCCATTAAGACCAAGAACTTTGGTTTTGTGTAG